A genomic region of Cannabis sativa cultivar Pink pepper isolate KNU-18-1 chromosome 1, ASM2916894v1, whole genome shotgun sequence contains the following coding sequences:
- the LOC133029400 gene encoding uncharacterized protein LOC133029400, producing the protein MKAEQWLTVITKILNFMGVTGNDRVVCATFQFQEDALVWWDMVSQIHDVTTMTWERFQELFNAKYCNEAVRSAKRKEFAHLTQRENMSVTEYTTQFDQLARLASGIVPTDFSKKEKYPDGLNAKIKHDLMITTDDNTTYAQMVEKALRAEGAVVCISESASTPASGGAPTPPA; encoded by the coding sequence atgaaagccgagcagtggctgacggtgattaccaagatcctgaacttcatgggtgtcaccggtaatgacagagtggtgtgtgccactttccagttccaggaggacgctctggtctggtgggacatggtgtctcagattcacgatgtcaccaccatgacctgggaaaggttccaggaactcttcaacgcgaagtactgtaatgaggcggtcagaagcgccaagaggaaagagttcgctcacctgacccagcgtgagaatatgagcgtcaccgagtatactactcagtttgaccagttggcgaggttagcctcgggtattgtgccgaccgatttcagcaagaaagagaagtacccgGATGGGTTGAATGCGAAGATCAAacacgatttgatgatcaccacggacgacaacaccacctatgctcagatggtggagaaggcactgcgagctgagggcgcagttgtgTGTAtttcggagtcagctagtactccggcgagtggcggggctcctacccctcctgcataa